In a single window of the Campylobacter iguaniorum genome:
- a CDS encoding molybdopterin molybdotransferase MoeA gives MDFKTYNEALDNLLKSAQIWDRVERIALSSALGRIVSSDVIASKNYPEFATAAMDGYACRFADLSSGKLRVVGAIPAGSDDKTSLKDKECVKTFTGSLLCEDADTLIPIENVTVENDLITINKPVNLGFALRQIGESYKKGDVLLKKGTKLGYSELALLAELGQSYVNVYIRPKVAVLSTGSEIVDIGEAPTHKAQIHSSNHIAIANMVSLLNCEAVILPVIKDDLELIKNTILNTLKSCDFLITTGGVSVGDFDFIRDILKSEFELVVNGAAIKPGRHIKIAKIGDKFIFALPGFPYSAMVTCALFFREFINKILNTNENYRFKAILDEDFTKKSNFEEFGAASVRNDNGVMKISTSTKKSGSSAIVSNLNNNAVLLNCKMDQTMLKKGQVVEYLVMM, from the coding sequence ATGGATTTTAAAACTTATAATGAAGCACTTGATAATCTTTTAAAATCGGCTCAAATTTGGGATAGAGTCGAAAGAATAGCCCTAAGCTCAGCGCTTGGCAGAATCGTAAGCAGCGACGTGATAGCTAGCAAAAACTACCCAGAGTTCGCAACTGCTGCGATGGACGGATACGCTTGCAGATTTGCGGATTTAAGCTCTGGCAAACTACGCGTAGTAGGCGCCATTCCAGCTGGAAGCGACGATAAAACGTCTCTTAAAGACAAAGAATGTGTTAAAACATTTACTGGCTCACTTCTTTGCGAAGATGCCGACACGCTAATCCCAATAGAAAATGTCACGGTAGAAAACGATCTTATCACCATAAACAAGCCAGTAAATTTGGGCTTTGCGCTCAGACAAATCGGCGAAAGCTACAAAAAAGGCGACGTTCTACTTAAAAAAGGCACCAAACTTGGCTACTCTGAGCTAGCACTCTTAGCCGAGCTTGGACAAAGCTATGTAAATGTCTATATCAGGCCAAAAGTCGCAGTCCTTAGCACAGGCAGCGAGATAGTAGATATCGGAGAAGCCCCAACCCACAAAGCCCAAATCCACAGCTCAAATCACATCGCAATAGCAAATATGGTATCACTTCTAAACTGTGAAGCCGTCATACTTCCAGTTATCAAAGATGATTTAGAACTCATCAAAAACACTATCTTAAACACGCTTAAAAGCTGCGATTTTCTCATCACGACTGGCGGAGTGAGCGTCGGGGATTTTGATTTTATCAGAGATATTTTAAAAAGCGAGTTTGAACTAGTCGTAAATGGAGCAGCCATCAAGCCAGGTCGCCACATCAAAATAGCAAAAATAGGTGACAAATTTATCTTTGCGCTTCCTGGATTTCCGTATTCTGCGATGGTGACTTGCGCTCTGTTTTTTAGAGAGTTTATAAACAAAATTTTAAACACAAACGAAAACTATAGATTTAAAGCAATTCTCGATGAGGATTTTACCAAAAAATCAAATTTTGAAGAGTTTGGAGCAGCTAGCGTGAGAAACGATAATGGAGTTATGAAAATTTCAACTTCTACTAAAAAATCAGGCTCATCTGCAATAGTCTCAAACCTCAATAATAACGCTGTTTTGCTAAACTGCAAAATGGATCAAACCATGCTAAAAAAAGGTCAAGTAGTAGAATATTTAGTAATGATGTAA
- the yedE gene encoding YedE family putative selenium transporter, whose protein sequence is MNTKWFIISGAVLGIVAALLVYAGNPGNMGVCAACFLRDTTGALGFHKAAVVQYIRPEIVGLVLGGFIASVFWTKEFAPKSNSSAFSSLFLGMFAMIGTLVFLGCPWRAFLRLGGGDMTAIAGVLGLGAGVFIGTIFKKRGYAVSESVSVSKMAGALPIIFSVVLLLALVFGLKLGENGPIFSSVKGPGSQHAAIILSLLGGALIGVVMHKSKFCSVGAFARAFRGDFSMFMGVVSVVVFAGVVNLALGQFKLGFEGQPIAHNDFVWNFLGMVLAGLCFSLSEGCPGKHLVQIGTGNLGSVIFVIGMMAGGAIAHNFLLASSAAGITAYAPYAVGFGFLAAFYIGISNLKKA, encoded by the coding sequence ATGAATACAAAATGGTTTATCATTTCAGGTGCGGTTTTGGGTATAGTCGCAGCGTTGCTGGTATATGCTGGAAATCCAGGAAATATGGGCGTTTGCGCGGCTTGCTTTTTGCGTGATACAACAGGAGCTTTGGGCTTTCATAAAGCAGCTGTGGTTCAATACATCAGACCAGAGATCGTCGGGCTTGTGCTTGGCGGATTTATCGCTAGCGTTTTTTGGACTAAAGAATTTGCACCAAAATCAAACTCATCAGCGTTTTCTAGCCTGTTTTTGGGTATGTTTGCGATGATTGGAACTTTGGTTTTCTTAGGTTGCCCGTGGCGTGCATTTTTGCGTCTTGGCGGTGGAGATATGACTGCGATCGCTGGAGTTTTGGGGCTTGGAGCTGGAGTTTTTATCGGCACAATTTTCAAAAAAAGAGGTTACGCGGTTTCTGAGAGCGTGAGCGTATCAAAGATGGCTGGAGCTTTGCCTATTATTTTTAGCGTTGTTTTGCTTTTGGCTTTAGTTTTTGGACTAAAACTTGGCGAAAATGGCCCAATATTTAGCTCTGTCAAAGGCCCTGGCAGCCAACACGCAGCCATTATTTTATCGCTTCTTGGCGGTGCTTTGATCGGCGTTGTTATGCATAAAAGCAAATTTTGCTCAGTAGGGGCTTTTGCAAGAGCGTTTAGGGGCGATTTTTCTATGTTTATGGGCGTGGTTAGTGTTGTTGTTTTTGCTGGCGTTGTGAACTTGGCTCTTGGTCAATTCAAGCTTGGATTTGAAGGTCAGCCTATCGCCCACAATGATTTTGTATGGAACTTTTTGGGTATGGTTTTGGCTGGTCTTTGCTTTAGCCTTAGTGAGGGATGTCCTGGCAAACACTTAGTTCAGATAGGTACAGGCAATCTTGGCTCAGTAATTTTCGTCATCGGAATGATGGCTGGTGGCGCTATAGCTCACAACTTCTTGTTAGCTAGCTCAGCAGCTGGAATCACTGCTTACGCGCCTTATGCTGTTGGCTTTGGATTTTTGGCAGCTTTTTATATAGGTATTTCAAATTTAAAGAAAGCTTGA
- a CDS encoding molybdopterin synthase catalytic subunit, with translation MELHHGSLKANEITNRWYDENKTKNYGAIMSFVGVVRDEHGIDGLSFDVYEPLLRKWFDTWQQKALSQNAKILMAHSIGDVPNHETSFIAGVLSPQRKVALKLINDFVEDFKANAPIWKYDLKNGERIYAKDRSQKIAGAGILG, from the coding sequence ATGGAGCTACACCATGGAAGCCTAAAAGCAAACGAAATCACAAACCGCTGGTATGATGAGAATAAAACCAAAAATTATGGCGCAATCATGAGCTTTGTGGGCGTCGTGCGTGATGAGCATGGCATTGACGGGCTTAGCTTTGATGTGTATGAGCCGCTTTTACGCAAGTGGTTTGATACGTGGCAGCAAAAGGCTCTAAGCCAAAACGCCAAAATCCTTATGGCTCACTCCATCGGCGACGTCCCAAACCACGAAACTAGCTTCATCGCTGGAGTCCTTAGCCCGCAAAGAAAAGTAGCTCTCAAGCTCATAAATGACTTTGTAGAGGACTTCAAAGCAAACGCTCCGATATGGAAATATGATCTGAAAAACGGTGAGAGAATTTACGCAAAAGATAGAAGCCAAAAGATAGCTGGAGCTGGAATTTTAGGCTAA
- a CDS encoding MoaD/ThiS family protein, whose translation MVRVEFLGPIKRDILELDARNLGQLKEILAQDESLKEWLSLSAVALNDEIVTNLETTLKDGDKICILPPVCGG comes from the coding sequence ATGGTTAGAGTCGAGTTTTTGGGTCCGATAAAAAGAGATATTTTAGAGCTTGACGCTCGTAATTTAGGTCAGCTAAAAGAGATTTTAGCTCAAGATGAGAGCCTAAAAGAGTGGCTTAGCCTAAGTGCAGTTGCCTTAAATGACGAAATAGTCACTAACCTTGAAACTACGCTAAAAGACGGTGATAAAATTTGCATTTTGCCGCCAGTTTGCGGAGGCTAA
- a CDS encoding NFACT RNA binding domain-containing protein: MKYKILTQISEFLSKFKKITNIKRVEDCALCISFEPKYELVFDLNKTNSNIYKSSSNLQTKEYKAPFDVTLKKRLNSAKIDKIEVLPNNRILKIQTTLSGSYKLIKSILYLEFTGRFTNIILTDENGVILEALRHFENDLRAIKVGKKLIELEPFNIKENESPIITDFDKFFEGEFDKLKNKKLEELRAIKIANLDKKIALLNENLNSLESKDELELKSKDLALRANLLIANLYLLNDYDRDISLKGANGEMLNLSLQNSPKISANEMFKESKKLKQKAAGIELQRQNLTQKIEFLSKLKNAILLSRDTNEINTLLPKKSKSKANVKNIDLIENFYIGEFKISVGKNEKGNALLLKEAKKDDFWFHLKDIPSSHVLLKTNKQNLSEDLINFAAKLCVTFSTSERGSYVVDYTKKQNVKVVNGAFVNYVNYKSVGIKI; encoded by the coding sequence ATGAAGTATAAAATCCTAACCCAAATTTCAGAGTTTTTGTCTAAATTTAAAAAAATTACAAATATAAAAAGAGTTGAAGACTGCGCGCTTTGTATATCTTTTGAGCCAAAATATGAGCTGGTTTTTGACCTAAATAAAACAAACTCAAACATATATAAATCTAGCTCAAATCTCCAAACTAAGGAGTATAAAGCTCCTTTTGACGTGACACTTAAAAAGCGTCTAAACTCAGCTAAAATCGACAAAATAGAAGTCTTGCCAAACAACAGAATTCTTAAAATCCAAACCACGCTTAGTGGCTCATATAAGCTAATCAAATCAATACTTTATCTTGAGTTTACAGGGCGTTTTACAAATATTATTTTGACTGATGAAAACGGCGTTATTTTGGAGGCTTTAAGGCATTTTGAAAACGATTTAAGAGCCATAAAAGTCGGCAAAAAACTCATAGAACTTGAGCCGTTTAATATAAAAGAAAATGAGTCGCCGATAATCACTGATTTTGATAAGTTTTTTGAGGGTGAATTTGACAAGCTAAAAAACAAAAAATTAGAAGAGCTAAGAGCTATAAAAATAGCAAATTTAGACAAAAAAATCGCTCTTTTAAATGAAAACCTAAACTCGCTTGAAAGCAAAGATGAGCTTGAGCTAAAAAGCAAAGATCTAGCTTTAAGGGCAAATTTACTCATTGCAAATTTATACCTTTTAAACGACTATGATAGAGATATCAGTCTAAAGGGCGCGAACGGTGAAATGCTAAATTTAAGCTTGCAAAACTCACCAAAAATCTCAGCAAACGAGATGTTTAAAGAGAGCAAAAAACTAAAGCAAAAAGCAGCTGGCATTGAGCTTCAAAGGCAAAATTTAACCCAGAAAATAGAGTTTCTCTCAAAGCTTAAAAACGCCATTTTGCTAAGCCGTGACACAAACGAAATAAACACTTTACTCCCTAAAAAAAGCAAAAGCAAAGCCAATGTCAAAAACATAGATCTGATCGAAAACTTCTACATAGGCGAGTTCAAAATCAGCGTCGGCAAAAACGAAAAAGGCAACGCCTTGCTCCTAAAAGAGGCCAAAAAAGATGATTTTTGGTTTCATTTAAAAGACATCCCAAGCTCACACGTCTTGCTAAAGACAAATAAGCAAAATTTGAGTGAAGATTTGATAAACTTTGCAGCAAAACTTTGTGTGACATTTAGCACCAGCGAGCGTGGAAGTTACGTCGTGGATTACACGAAAAAGCAAAACGTAAAGGTCGTAAATGGCGCCTTTGTGAATTACGTAAATTACAAAAGCGTTGGAATAAAAATTTAA
- the leuC gene encoding 3-isopropylmalate dehydratase large subunit translates to MKQTITEKIFSEHVGKEVSAGQIVETNIDMVIGNDITTPISIRAFKESGAKKLANPDGFAIVMDHYIPAKDIASANQAKISRDFAAEHDLKNFFDEKDMGIEHALMPEKGLVVPGDVIIGADSHTCTHGALGAFSTGMGSTDLAYAMITGKNWFKIPQTIKVEFVGKPAACIYGKDLILEVIRQIGVDGALYKALEFSGEAMKYLDMDSRFSLCNMAIEAGGKSGIIAVDEITKEFLASKNLRSEPKYHYSDEGANYEQILRIDVSKLDPVIAYPFLPSNGRSINEALKDDLKIDQVFIGSCTNGRLSDLRIAANILKGKRVAKHTRLIITPATQKIALAAQKEGLMDIFVEAGAVVSNPTCGACLGGYMGILGAGERCVSTTNRNFVGRMGDRTSEVYLANSAVAAATAIAGKIADPREL, encoded by the coding sequence ATGAAACAAACCATTACCGAAAAAATATTTAGTGAGCATGTAGGCAAAGAAGTAAGCGCTGGTCAAATCGTAGAAACAAACATCGATATGGTCATAGGAAACGACATCACAACGCCTATTTCAATCAGAGCTTTTAAAGAAAGTGGCGCCAAAAAATTAGCCAATCCTGACGGCTTTGCTATCGTGATGGATCACTACATTCCAGCTAAAGACATTGCAAGTGCTAATCAAGCTAAAATTAGTCGTGATTTTGCTGCCGAGCATGATCTTAAAAACTTTTTTGATGAAAAAGATATGGGAATCGAGCATGCTTTGATGCCAGAAAAAGGTCTTGTCGTGCCAGGCGATGTCATCATCGGAGCCGACTCTCACACCTGTACGCACGGCGCACTTGGGGCATTTAGCACAGGAATGGGCTCAACTGACCTAGCGTACGCTATGATAACTGGCAAAAATTGGTTTAAAATCCCACAAACCATAAAAGTCGAGTTCGTCGGCAAACCAGCTGCTTGTATATATGGCAAGGATTTGATACTTGAAGTTATCCGCCAAATCGGCGTGGACGGAGCCTTGTATAAAGCGCTTGAGTTTAGCGGCGAAGCGATGAAATATCTTGACATGGATAGTAGATTTAGTCTTTGTAATATGGCTATCGAAGCTGGTGGCAAAAGCGGTATAATCGCAGTCGATGAGATCACAAAAGAGTTTTTAGCTAGTAAAAATTTACGCTCAGAGCCAAAATATCACTACAGCGATGAGGGCGCGAACTATGAGCAAATTTTACGTATAGATGTAAGCAAGCTTGATCCAGTTATCGCTTATCCATTTTTGCCAAGCAACGGCAGGAGCATAAATGAAGCTCTAAAAGATGATCTAAAAATAGACCAAGTTTTCATCGGAAGCTGTACAAATGGACGTCTAAGTGACTTAAGAATTGCAGCAAATATCCTAAAAGGCAAAAGAGTGGCAAAGCACACTAGACTTATCATCACTCCAGCCACTCAAAAAATCGCTCTAGCAGCGCAAAAAGAGGGCTTAATGGATATATTTGTAGAAGCTGGCGCGGTCGTTTCTAACCCAACATGTGGAGCTTGTCTTGGCGGATACATGGGGATTTTGGGAGCTGGCGAGAGATGTGTGAGCACCACAAACCGCAACTTCGTTGGCAGAATGGGAGACCGCACAAGTGAAGTTTATCTTGCTAACTCAGCAGTCGCCGCAGCTACTGCAATAGCTGGTAAAATCGCAGATCCAAGAGAACTATAA
- the mobA gene encoding molybdenum cofactor guanylyltransferase, whose amino-acid sequence MKYALILAGGKSSRMGVDKTLLPYKNYASLTHFLFDKLNLIFEDVKIGAKSDKFSPNLPVLKDEFDDFMPLKVIANLDKHFDEPVFIIAADTPFVKAGTIKTLFDNLNGGEISLPSDGEFVHRLCGFYSPKASQKARNLIAGGDFALRSLNQICTTKITKFDKKEQFLNINTPSDYELIK is encoded by the coding sequence ATGAAATACGCTCTTATTTTAGCAGGTGGCAAAAGCTCAAGAATGGGCGTTGATAAGACTTTGCTGCCGTACAAAAATTATGCGAGCTTGACGCATTTTTTATTTGATAAGTTAAATTTGATTTTTGAAGATGTCAAAATCGGTGCTAAAAGTGATAAATTTAGTCCAAATTTGCCAGTTTTAAAAGATGAATTTGATGATTTTATGCCCTTAAAAGTCATAGCAAATTTGGATAAGCATTTTGATGAGCCAGTTTTTATAATCGCAGCAGATACGCCGTTTGTGAAAGCTGGGACGATAAAAACTCTTTTTGATAATCTTAATGGTGGCGAAATTTCTTTGCCAAGTGATGGAGAGTTTGTGCATAGGCTTTGTGGATTTTACTCACCAAAAGCGAGCCAAAAAGCTAGAAATTTAATAGCTGGTGGTGATTTTGCCCTGCGTTCTTTAAACCAAATTTGCACTACAAAAATCACTAAATTTGATAAAAAAGAGCAGTTTTTAAATATCAATACGCCAAGCGATTATGAGCTGATAAAATGA
- a CDS encoding phospholipase A yields MKKLIVLSLGVCLAYANEALELYQRAVQFEKAGDTQNALLYYKKAAANSLNLSDENGNKSLNLDNKIALNEPEIIENSTTKQAENSDDTPYNLLNISPLYDNYILPFTYASKVPNGGSKNKETKFQISVKKPLLEDFLGLKESLYFGYTQTSWWQTTEESTPFRESNYQPEFFVDFPLNFGSLKSAQIGILHTSNGQGGEKSRSWNRIYARGEFVYGDLSIYPRLWWRIPESDDDNPDIRDYAGNGDINFVYKINKHYLNAKFTNNLHLDKTNRGSLELGWVFPIFSSGLYGYVQYFNGYAQSLIEYDKHTNKIGVGFLLFR; encoded by the coding sequence ATGAAAAAGCTTATCGTTTTATCTTTGGGGGTTTGCCTAGCATATGCCAATGAAGCTTTGGAGCTTTATCAAAGAGCAGTCCAGTTTGAAAAAGCTGGCGACACGCAAAACGCACTTTTATACTATAAAAAAGCTGCGGCAAACTCATTAAATTTGAGCGATGAAAATGGTAATAAATCACTAAATTTAGACAACAAAATAGCCCTAAATGAGCCAGAAATTATAGAAAATAGCACCACAAAACAAGCCGAAAATAGCGATGATACGCCTTATAATCTTTTAAATATTTCTCCTTTGTATGACAATTATATTTTGCCGTTCACTTACGCTTCTAAAGTGCCAAATGGTGGGAGTAAAAACAAAGAAACCAAATTTCAAATAAGTGTTAAAAAGCCACTTTTAGAAGATTTTTTGGGCTTAAAAGAGAGCTTGTATTTTGGGTATACCCAAACGTCTTGGTGGCAAACCACTGAAGAGTCCACGCCTTTTAGGGAGAGCAACTATCAGCCTGAGTTTTTTGTGGATTTTCCACTAAATTTTGGTAGTCTTAAATCAGCTCAGATAGGTATTTTACACACTTCAAACGGACAAGGCGGAGAAAAATCAAGGTCGTGGAATAGGATTTATGCTAGAGGTGAGTTTGTTTATGGGGATTTAAGTATTTATCCAAGACTTTGGTGGCGAATCCCTGAAAGCGATGATGACAATCCAGACATTAGAGATTACGCTGGAAATGGCGATATAAACTTTGTTTACAAGATAAACAAGCACTATTTGAATGCTAAATTTACAAATAATTTGCACCTTGATAAGACAAACCGTGGCTCGCTTGAGCTTGGCTGGGTCTTTCCTATTTTTTCTAGTGGGCTTTATGGATACGTGCAGTATTTTAATGGATACGCCCAGAGCCTAATCGAGTATGACAAGCATACAAACAAAATAGGCGTTGGATTTTTGCTATTTAGATAG
- a CDS encoding AMIN domain-containing protein, with protein MRQILAFLALACVLNGRENPFLPSDINSTDIITTNITKIAPPLDTQIVKFPSDAREISHVVFYYKSIDGSIKQKVVDINASFDWHDEILIKNQISPNKTATKILDVSVTSIKPNENPNQAVVAKTAANPTIAPKIEPPLKTFNFMDLVKFDIYNSKININTKDKKIRDFTMDKPSKIIIDFQKTGTSFNTKSFKIDKGSVKKVVFGSHEGYYRAVIWLDGDYNYDVRQTGNGYSVTIK; from the coding sequence ATGAGACAAATACTAGCTTTTTTAGCTCTTGCGTGTGTATTAAATGGTAGAGAAAATCCATTTTTACCAAGCGATATAAACAGTACAGATATAATTACCACAAACATCACAAAAATTGCTCCACCACTTGATACTCAAATAGTCAAATTCCCAAGCGATGCCAGAGAAATTTCGCATGTAGTTTTTTATTATAAAAGCATAGATGGAAGTATCAAACAAAAGGTAGTAGATATCAATGCTAGCTTTGACTGGCACGATGAAATACTCATCAAAAACCAAATTTCACCCAACAAAACAGCCACAAAAATACTTGATGTCTCAGTCACAAGCATCAAACCAAACGAAAATCCAAATCAAGCAGTAGTGGCAAAAACAGCAGCCAATCCAACAATAGCACCAAAAATAGAACCGCCACTAAAGACATTTAATTTTATGGATTTAGTTAAATTTGACATTTATAATTCAAAAATTAATATAAATACAAAAGACAAAAAAATACGTGATTTTACGATGGATAAACCAAGCAAAATCATCATAGATTTTCAAAAAACAGGCACAAGCTTCAATACCAAAAGCTTCAAAATTGATAAAGGCTCAGTCAAAAAAGTGGTATTTGGCTCACATGAGGGATACTATAGAGCAGTTATTTGGCTAGATGGTGATTACAACTACGACGTTAGACAAACTGGCAACGGCTATAGCGTAACCATAAAATAA
- the eno gene encoding phosphopyruvate hydratase: protein MVIIKKVSAIEVLDSRGNPTIKASVELCDGSIGTAVVPSGASTGKREALELRDGDSRFGGKGVLKAVSNVNTLIAEEITGMDAYNQKALDDAMLNLDGTDNYSKLGANAVLGVSMAVARAAANSLNIPLYRYLGGANASVLPVPMFNIINGGAHANNSVDFQEFMIMPFGFDKFSDALRAAAEIYQTLKKILNDLGYSTAVGDEGGFAPNLKDNEEPLKIIMEAIVKAGYKPGEQIKLALDVASSELYENGVYKLEGKSFTSEQLVARYEELCAKYPIFSIEDGLSEDDWDGWKILTDKLGDKVQLVGDDLFVTNEKILKEGIQKGVGNAILIKPNQIGSVSQTMQTVRLAQRNGYRCIMSHRSGESEDSFIADFAVALNTGEIKTGATSRSERNAKYNRLLEIECETSEFLGDKI, encoded by the coding sequence ATGGTCATTATTAAAAAAGTTAGCGCTATAGAAGTTTTAGATAGCCGTGGAAACCCTACAATCAAAGCCAGCGTTGAGCTTTGCGATGGAAGCATAGGAACTGCAGTAGTTCCAAGTGGTGCAAGCACTGGCAAACGCGAGGCTTTGGAGCTTAGAGATGGAGATAGCAGATTTGGTGGAAAAGGCGTTTTAAAAGCTGTTAGCAACGTAAATACACTAATTGCTGAAGAAATAACTGGAATGGACGCTTATAATCAAAAAGCCCTTGATGATGCAATGCTTAATCTTGATGGCACTGATAACTACTCAAAACTAGGCGCGAACGCAGTTCTTGGCGTATCTATGGCAGTAGCTCGCGCTGCAGCAAATAGTCTAAATATCCCACTTTATCGCTACCTTGGCGGTGCGAACGCTAGCGTGTTGCCGGTGCCGATGTTTAATATCATAAATGGTGGCGCTCACGCAAACAACAGTGTGGATTTTCAAGAATTTATGATTATGCCATTTGGATTTGATAAATTTAGCGACGCTTTACGCGCTGCAGCTGAAATCTACCAAACACTTAAAAAAATACTAAACGACCTTGGTTATAGCACTGCTGTTGGCGATGAGGGTGGATTTGCTCCAAATTTAAAAGACAATGAAGAGCCTTTAAAAATCATCATGGAAGCTATAGTTAAAGCTGGCTACAAACCAGGCGAGCAGATCAAATTAGCCCTTGACGTAGCTAGTAGTGAGCTTTATGAAAATGGCGTTTACAAGCTTGAGGGCAAGAGCTTTACAAGCGAGCAATTAGTCGCACGCTATGAAGAGCTTTGTGCTAAATATCCTATATTTTCTATAGAAGATGGTCTTAGCGAAGATGACTGGGACGGCTGGAAAATCCTAACAGACAAGCTAGGGGATAAAGTCCAACTAGTCGGCGATGACCTATTTGTCACAAATGAAAAAATCCTAAAAGAAGGCATCCAAAAAGGTGTAGGCAATGCGATTTTGATCAAACCAAATCAAATTGGCTCAGTAAGCCAAACCATGCAAACAGTTCGCCTAGCTCAAAGAAACGGCTACCGCTGTATCATGAGTCACAGAAGTGGCGAGAGTGAAGATAGCTTCATAGCTGACTTTGCTGTAGCGCTAAACACTGGCGAAATAAAAACTGGCGCAACAAGTAGAAGCGAAAGAAACGCTAAATACAACCGTCTTTTAGAGATCGAGTGTGAAACTAGCGAGTTTTTAGGAGATAAAATTTGA
- the recA gene encoding recombinase RecA: MDENKKKSLDLALKQIDKAFGKGTVLRLGDKEIEPIDSISSGSIGLDIALGIGGVPKGRIIEVYGPESSGKTTLTLHLIAECQKAGGVCAFVDAEHALDVKYAGNLGVDTDNLYISQPDFGEQALDIVETLARSGAVDLIVIDSVAALTPKSEIEGDMGDQHVGLQARLMSQALRKLTGVVHKMGTTVVFINQIRMKIGAMGYGTPETTTGGNALKFYASVRLDVRKIATLKQSDEPIGNRVKVKVVKNKVAPPFRQAEFDIMFGEGISKEGEIIDYGVKLDIIDKSGAWFSYDNSKLGQGRENSKAFLKENPNIANEITDKIRQNMGDAVMSSDIDDEEIGGEE, translated from the coding sequence ATGGATGAAAATAAAAAGAAAAGTCTAGACCTTGCCCTAAAGCAGATTGATAAAGCTTTTGGTAAAGGCACGGTTTTAAGGCTTGGTGATAAAGAAATAGAGCCTATCGATTCGATTAGTTCTGGTTCGATTGGACTAGATATCGCTCTTGGGATTGGTGGTGTACCAAAAGGCAGGATTATAGAAGTTTATGGGCCAGAAAGCTCTGGTAAAACCACTCTCACCTTGCACCTTATAGCAGAATGCCAAAAGGCTGGCGGGGTTTGTGCGTTTGTGGACGCTGAGCATGCTCTTGATGTTAAATACGCTGGAAATTTAGGTGTAGATACAGATAATCTTTATATATCTCAACCAGACTTTGGCGAACAAGCCCTTGATATAGTTGAAACCTTAGCTAGAAGTGGTGCGGTCGATCTAATAGTCATCGATAGCGTAGCAGCCCTAACTCCAAAAAGCGAGATAGAAGGCGATATGGGCGACCAACACGTCGGGCTTCAAGCAAGGCTTATGAGTCAAGCTTTAAGAAAGCTAACTGGCGTCGTACATAAAATGGGTACAACAGTCGTTTTCATCAACCAAATTCGTATGAAAATCGGCGCAATGGGATATGGCACACCTGAGACTACGACTGGCGGAAATGCACTTAAATTTTACGCCTCAGTTCGCCTCGATGTCCGCAAAATCGCCACACTAAAACAAAGCGATGAGCCAATAGGAAACCGCGTAAAAGTCAAAGTCGTAAAAAACAAAGTTGCTCCACCATTTAGACAAGCTGAATTTGACATAATGTTTGGTGAGGGCATAAGCAAAGAAGGCGAGATTATAGATTATGGCGTGAAGCTTGATATAATCGATAAAAGCGGTGCTTGGTTTAGTTATGATAACTCAAAATTAGGTCAAGGAAGAGAGAACTCAAAGGCATTTTTGAAAGAAAATCCAAACATAGCAAATGAAATAACAGACAAAATCCGCCAAAATATGGGCGATGCTGTAATGAGTAGTGATATTGACGATGAAGAAATAGGAGGAGAGGAATAA